A single Alteribacter lacisalsi DNA region contains:
- a CDS encoding adenylosuccinate synthase, translating into MPSVVIVGTQWGDEGKGKITDYLSEQAELVARYQGGNNAGHTIVFDGVKYKLHLIPSGIFYSDKTCVIGNGMVIDPKALVEELAYLHDKGVDTSNLRISNRAHIILPYHLKLDAVEEESKGVNKIGTTKKGIGPAYMDKAARTGIRIADLLDKETFEEKLEVNLRDKNRLLEKVYETDGFTKEEILEEYYDYGQQIAKYVIDTSVVLNDALDAGKRVLFEGAQGVMLDIDQGTYPFVTSSNPIAGGVTIGSGVGPSKINHVVGVSKAYTTRVGDGPFPTELTDEIGDRIRDVGNEYGTTTGRPRRVGWFDSVVVRHARRVSGITDLSLNSIDVLSGIKKLKICVAYEYKGEIINEFPASLKVLAECKPVYEELDGWDEDITGVKSLHELPKNALFYVERISQLTGIPLSVFSVGPDRNQTNLVRGVFA; encoded by the coding sequence ATGCCATCGGTTGTTATAGTAGGAACGCAATGGGGAGACGAAGGAAAAGGAAAAATCACGGACTATCTGTCCGAGCAGGCAGAGCTTGTTGCCCGTTACCAGGGAGGAAACAACGCCGGCCACACGATCGTGTTTGACGGTGTGAAATACAAGCTTCACCTGATCCCGTCCGGTATTTTTTACAGCGATAAAACGTGTGTAATCGGAAACGGTATGGTGATTGATCCGAAAGCTCTTGTAGAAGAACTTGCATATCTTCATGACAAAGGTGTGGATACGAGCAACCTGCGGATCAGCAACCGCGCTCATATCATCCTTCCTTATCATCTGAAACTAGATGCTGTAGAGGAAGAAAGCAAAGGGGTCAACAAAATCGGCACCACGAAAAAAGGAATCGGCCCCGCGTACATGGATAAAGCAGCACGTACCGGCATCCGTATCGCCGATCTTCTTGATAAGGAAACGTTTGAAGAGAAGCTGGAAGTCAACCTTCGTGACAAAAACCGTCTTCTTGAAAAAGTGTACGAAACAGACGGCTTTACGAAAGAGGAAATCCTTGAAGAGTACTACGATTACGGCCAGCAGATTGCCAAGTATGTGATCGATACATCTGTAGTGCTCAACGATGCCCTTGATGCAGGAAAGCGTGTGCTTTTTGAAGGTGCCCAGGGTGTGATGCTTGATATCGATCAGGGAACGTATCCTTTTGTTACATCTTCAAACCCGATTGCCGGTGGTGTCACGATTGGATCCGGTGTCGGTCCTTCAAAAATCAATCATGTGGTCGGTGTTTCCAAAGCCTACACGACCCGCGTCGGCGACGGCCCGTTCCCAACGGAGCTTACCGATGAAATTGGTGACCGGATTCGTGACGTAGGAAACGAGTATGGTACAACTACAGGTCGTCCGCGCCGTGTGGGATGGTTTGACAGTGTTGTCGTCCGCCACGCCCGCCGTGTGAGCGGTATTACCGATTTGTCCCTTAACTCCATCGATGTTCTTTCAGGCATCAAGAAGCTGAAGATCTGTGTGGCGTATGAGTACAAAGGTGAAATCATTAACGAATTCCCGGCCTCGCTTAAAGTGCTTGCCGAGTGCAAGCCCGTCTATGAGGAACTTGACGGCTGGGATGAGGATATTACTGGTGTGAAATCCCTCCACGAGCTTCCGAAAAACGCACTGTTCTATGTTGAGCGCATTTCGCAGCTTACAGGTATTCCGCTCAGCGTCTTCTCTGTCGGTCCTGACCGAAACCAGACGAACCTTGTCAGAGGCGTGTTTGCGTAA
- the dnaB gene encoding replicative DNA helicase, with protein MSDLFADRTPPQNIEAEQAVLGAIFIDDEAIVTASERLVPDDFYRAAHQRIYTVMLALSEKGEPVDLVTCTSELQTRKWLEEIGGVSYLSDLANAVPTAANVEYYSQMVEEKSLLRRLIRVATNIAADGYAAEDEVSAILNDAEKTILEVSHRKNTSAFKDIKDVLVEAYDNIEHLQHHSGEITGVPTGFNELDRMTAGFQANDLIIVAARPSVGKTAFALNISQNVATRTDENVAIFSLEMGAEQLIMRMLCAEGNIDAQRLRTGKLDDEDWQKLTMAMGSLSKAGIYIDDTPGIKVNDIRAKCRRLKQEKGLGMIMIDYLQLIQGDARSGEGRQQEVSEISRSLKGLARELEVPVIALSQLSRGVESRQDKRPMMSDIRESGSIEQDADIVAFLYRDDYYDKESENKDIIEIIIAKQRNGPVGTVELAFVKEYNKFVNLERRYDEDNMPPGA; from the coding sequence ATGAGCGATTTATTTGCCGACCGCACTCCGCCTCAGAATATCGAAGCCGAACAAGCCGTGCTCGGTGCCATCTTCATTGATGATGAAGCCATCGTCACGGCTTCTGAACGTTTAGTTCCGGACGACTTTTACCGTGCCGCCCATCAGCGGATCTATACGGTCATGCTCGCACTTTCCGAAAAAGGAGAGCCGGTGGACCTCGTCACGTGTACGTCCGAACTGCAAACGAGAAAATGGCTCGAGGAAATTGGCGGTGTGTCGTATTTAAGTGATCTAGCCAATGCAGTCCCGACTGCAGCCAACGTGGAATACTACAGTCAGATGGTGGAGGAAAAGTCCCTTTTGAGACGCCTGATCAGAGTAGCGACCAATATCGCTGCAGACGGCTATGCTGCAGAGGATGAAGTAAGCGCGATCCTCAACGATGCAGAAAAGACCATTCTTGAGGTGTCCCACAGGAAAAACACGAGTGCATTTAAGGACATTAAGGACGTTCTTGTAGAGGCATACGACAACATTGAACACCTGCAGCATCACAGCGGGGAAATTACCGGGGTGCCGACGGGGTTTAATGAGCTCGACCGGATGACTGCCGGCTTTCAGGCAAACGACCTGATTATCGTGGCCGCCCGTCCATCGGTAGGGAAAACCGCTTTTGCACTGAACATCAGTCAGAACGTGGCGACGCGCACCGATGAGAATGTGGCGATCTTCAGTCTTGAGATGGGTGCCGAACAGCTGATTATGCGTATGCTCTGTGCCGAAGGGAACATTGATGCCCAGCGTCTGCGGACGGGAAAGCTTGATGACGAGGACTGGCAGAAGCTTACGATGGCGATGGGAAGTCTTTCGAAGGCCGGGATTTACATCGATGATACTCCCGGTATTAAAGTTAATGATATCCGGGCAAAGTGCCGGCGTCTGAAGCAGGAAAAAGGCCTCGGCATGATTATGATTGACTATCTGCAGCTCATTCAGGGAGACGCTCGCAGCGGGGAAGGCCGTCAACAGGAAGTAAGTGAAATTTCCCGTTCCCTCAAGGGACTTGCCCGTGAACTGGAAGTGCCAGTTATTGCCCTCTCCCAGCTCTCCCGGGGCGTTGAATCCCGTCAGGATAAACGTCCGATGATGAGTGACATCCGGGAGTCGGGAAGTATTGAGCAGGATGCCGATATTGTTGCTTTTCTGTACCGCGATGATTATTACGACAAGGAATCAGAAAACAAGGATATCATTGAGATCATTATTGCTAAACAGCGTAACGGTCCCGTGGGCACCGTTGAACTGGCTTTTGTGAAGGAATACAACAAGTTCGTCAATCTCGAACGTCGTTACGACGAAGATAACATGCCCCCGGGGGCGTAA
- the rplI gene encoding 50S ribosomal protein L9: MKVIFLQDVKGKGKKGEVKNVAEGYARNYLLKNNLAIEANKGNIKDLEMKKESQNKKADQELKEAEAFKEKLENTTVELKAKAGEGGRLFGAVTSKQIAETLKKMKMKVDKRKIELDEPIRALGYRNVDIKIHPKVTATVKVHVTEE; this comes from the coding sequence ATGAAAGTGATTTTTCTGCAGGACGTAAAAGGAAAAGGTAAAAAAGGAGAAGTAAAAAACGTGGCGGAAGGCTATGCCCGCAACTATCTTCTGAAAAACAACCTTGCCATTGAAGCGAACAAAGGGAATATAAAAGATCTGGAGATGAAAAAGGAAAGCCAGAATAAAAAAGCCGATCAGGAACTAAAAGAAGCAGAAGCGTTCAAAGAGAAGCTGGAAAACACAACAGTGGAACTTAAGGCGAAAGCAGGAGAAGGCGGCCGTCTCTTCGGTGCCGTGACAAGCAAGCAGATTGCCGAAACACTCAAAAAGATGAAAATGAAAGTCGACAAAAGGAAAATCGAGCTCGACGAACCGATCCGCGCTCTCGGCTACCGTAACGTGGACATCAAGATTCATCCGAAAGTAACAGCAACTGTTAAAGTTCATGTAACGGAAGAGTAA
- a CDS encoding DHH family phosphoesterase — translation MPNFLMKRWHGYHIIALLSVAILLTGILTFYQWQIGIVGFLVIGGVVIYVYQARAHFEKDLTDYVSTLSYRVNKAGEEAVTKLPIGMILYNEEGVIQWVNPYMAALLANETLGEELSVVSEDLPKRMEEEEQEFLLTLGARKYRVVSERNERLLYFFNATEEQEIKELFERDKTVIGLVFLDNYDEVTQGMEDQFRSKLLTKVTDILNSWSREQDIFLRRINSDRFIAIFNEDSLYNLEQSRFTLLDEVREVTAREKVSLTLSIGVGSGHSSPRELGALAQSSLDLALGRGGDQVAIKQANGKVRFYGGKSNAMEKRTRVRARVISHAIRDFVRESDRVIIMGHKNPDMDAIGAAIGMLKIAQVNKKDAFIVLDTENINHSVHKLLEAIQDHDDLWANFITPEEAREEMTEDTLLVVVDTHKPSLCIDAKLLDRVDKVIVIDHHRRGEEFIEDAVLVYMEPYASSTAELVTELLEYQPNHPNLDVLEATALLSGIIVDTKSFAIRTGSRTFDAASYLKAQGADTTLVQKLMKEDLEHYVRRAKLVESAHVYTAGTAIAIGEEGQTYNQVLIAQAADTLLTMNNVIASFVISELDDGRISISARSLGDVNVQVIMENMDGGGHLTNAATQLSGMNLTEAEELLKEKIDDYFEGGEST, via the coding sequence ATGCCTAATTTTCTAATGAAGCGGTGGCATGGATATCACATCATTGCGCTGCTTAGTGTTGCCATACTTTTAACAGGTATTTTAACTTTTTACCAGTGGCAGATCGGGATCGTCGGCTTTCTTGTAATCGGCGGTGTCGTTATTTACGTTTACCAGGCAAGAGCCCATTTCGAGAAAGACCTGACGGATTACGTAAGCACCCTCAGTTACCGGGTAAATAAAGCCGGTGAAGAAGCGGTGACAAAGCTGCCGATCGGCATGATCCTCTACAACGAAGAAGGTGTCATTCAGTGGGTAAATCCTTATATGGCGGCTCTTCTGGCTAACGAAACGCTCGGTGAGGAACTGAGTGTCGTCTCAGAGGACCTTCCGAAGCGGATGGAGGAAGAGGAACAGGAGTTTCTTCTCACACTTGGGGCCCGGAAATACAGGGTTGTTAGTGAAAGAAACGAACGGCTTTTATACTTTTTCAACGCCACAGAGGAACAGGAAATCAAAGAGCTTTTTGAACGGGATAAAACGGTTATCGGCCTCGTCTTTCTTGATAACTATGATGAAGTTACTCAGGGCATGGAGGACCAGTTCAGAAGCAAGCTTCTGACGAAGGTGACAGACATCCTCAATTCCTGGTCCAGGGAGCAGGATATCTTCCTGCGCAGAATCAATTCAGACCGCTTTATTGCGATTTTTAATGAAGATTCACTTTATAATCTTGAACAGAGCAGGTTCACCCTCCTCGATGAGGTACGGGAAGTGACAGCACGTGAAAAGGTATCGCTCACACTCAGTATCGGAGTCGGGAGCGGCCATTCGTCCCCCCGTGAACTGGGGGCTCTCGCCCAGTCGAGTCTGGATCTTGCGCTGGGCCGCGGCGGTGATCAGGTAGCGATCAAACAGGCGAACGGGAAAGTCCGCTTTTACGGCGGGAAATCCAACGCCATGGAAAAACGGACCCGCGTCCGTGCCCGGGTCATTTCACATGCGATCCGCGACTTTGTGAGAGAGAGCGACCGTGTCATCATTATGGGCCATAAAAATCCGGATATGGACGCGATCGGAGCGGCGATCGGGATGCTGAAAATTGCCCAGGTAAATAAAAAAGATGCCTTTATCGTTCTGGATACGGAAAACATAAACCACAGTGTCCATAAGCTTCTTGAAGCCATTCAGGATCATGATGATCTCTGGGCAAACTTTATTACGCCTGAGGAAGCCCGTGAGGAAATGACAGAGGATACGCTCCTGGTGGTGGTGGATACACACAAGCCGAGCCTCTGCATCGATGCCAAGCTTCTGGATCGGGTTGACAAAGTGATTGTCATCGACCATCACCGGCGCGGGGAGGAATTTATCGAAGACGCGGTGCTCGTTTACATGGAGCCTTACGCCTCGTCTACTGCTGAACTCGTGACAGAACTTCTCGAATATCAGCCGAACCACCCGAACCTCGACGTTCTCGAAGCGACAGCCCTTCTGTCAGGGATTATTGTGGATACGAAAAGCTTTGCCATCCGTACGGGTTCCCGTACGTTTGACGCGGCTTCCTATCTGAAAGCCCAGGGGGCTGACACAACTCTTGTACAGAAGTTAATGAAGGAAGACCTGGAACACTACGTCCGCCGGGCGAAGCTCGTGGAAAGCGCCCATGTTTATACGGCAGGGACGGCCATTGCCATCGGGGAAGAGGGCCAGACGTACAACCAGGTTCTGATTGCCCAGGCAGCTGATACCCTTTTGACAATGAACAACGTGATCGCCTCTTTTGTTATTTCCGAGCTTGATGACGGACGCATCAGCATCAGTGCACGCTCACTCGGAGATGTGAACGTTCAGGTGATTATGGAGAATATGGACGGGGGCGGACACCTGACCAATGCTGCCACCCAGCTGTCAGGAATGAACCTGACTGAAGCAGAAGAACTGCTCAAGGAAAAAATAGACGATTATTTTGAAGGAGGAGAATCCACATGA
- a CDS encoding YybS family protein, which produces MKEPNPLRDGSIYLGIYVALIIITLFVPVIGLLSMLLLPVPFVIFTKRYGLGAGSFLLTLSFVILLLLALPLAVVTTLTFAATGVVIGELYRRNKEAFAVLLGGSLTFVSALLINFVGSIVLLDVHPVYALQNVLRESIETTGDMIGILGDQGDAVGQAMDIIDQLPLLTPALLILIGVSFAFTTQWLASVIMRKMKETVNTFPPLREWGFPKAFIWYFLLMILASFIEFEAGSTGDTVIQNLRPVLQTVMIIQGFALLFYFFHARKITVALPIMILLASLVFPIMLYIVLILGIIDLGFDLRKRLDSKR; this is translated from the coding sequence ATGAAAGAACCCAATCCGTTACGAGACGGATCCATATATCTTGGAATATATGTTGCCCTGATCATTATTACCCTTTTCGTTCCGGTGATCGGTCTTCTCAGTATGCTGTTGCTTCCAGTTCCGTTTGTTATTTTTACAAAGCGGTACGGTCTAGGTGCGGGGAGTTTTCTGCTGACGCTCAGTTTTGTCATCCTCCTCCTGCTCGCTCTTCCGCTGGCAGTCGTCACGACCCTCACTTTCGCTGCAACCGGCGTAGTGATCGGGGAATTATACAGAAGAAATAAAGAGGCTTTTGCCGTTCTTCTTGGCGGCTCCCTTACGTTTGTCTCCGCCCTGCTGATTAATTTTGTCGGAAGTATTGTCCTTCTTGATGTGCACCCTGTCTATGCCCTGCAGAATGTCCTGCGGGAGTCCATCGAGACGACCGGCGATATGATCGGCATTCTCGGTGATCAGGGGGACGCGGTTGGGCAGGCGATGGACATTATCGACCAGCTTCCGCTGCTCACACCGGCCCTGCTGATTCTTATTGGTGTTTCCTTTGCCTTTACCACACAGTGGCTCGCCTCTGTAATCATGCGGAAGATGAAGGAAACGGTAAATACTTTTCCTCCCCTGAGGGAATGGGGATTTCCAAAGGCGTTTATCTGGTATTTCCTGCTTATGATTCTGGCCTCATTTATCGAATTTGAGGCAGGCAGCACAGGAGATACCGTGATCCAGAATCTTCGTCCGGTGCTGCAGACCGTGATGATTATCCAGGGGTTTGCTTTACTGTTTTATTTTTTCCACGCCAGAAAAATTACGGTTGCCCTGCCGATTATGATTCTGCTGGCAAGTCTGGTTTTCCCGATTATGCTTTATATCGTGCTCATCTTAGGTATAATTGACTTAGGGTTTGACCTTAGAAAGCGACTGGACTCAAAGAGGTAG
- a CDS encoding undecaprenyl-diphosphate phosphatase, translated as MEFFELLKYIILGIIQGATEPLPVSSSGHLRIVSYFFGLDVPDLHFEIFVNAASLVAVFIIYRKDLLELIAGTLNYIRKPKEYDREPFRFTMLLVIGTIPAVVAGLFLYDFIGGEIAEIRNVGFALLITATALWLIRNLSGHKKEFQITIFDTIIIGLAQTLALAPGISRSGATIVAAMARKIEPAVALKFSFFLSIPVSIGSLVFDLQRIYEAITAPGMLWYYLISFMVALIVSYYAIKLLINMVTRGKLLYFAIYCFTIAGILIISSFM; from the coding sequence ATGGAATTTTTCGAACTGCTGAAATATATTATTCTTGGTATTATTCAGGGAGCGACAGAGCCCCTGCCCGTGTCCTCAAGCGGACACCTTCGTATTGTTTCCTACTTTTTCGGACTGGATGTTCCCGATCTTCATTTTGAGATCTTCGTAAATGCAGCTTCTCTGGTGGCTGTCTTCATTATTTATCGAAAGGACCTGCTTGAACTTATTGCAGGCACGCTGAATTATATCCGCAAGCCAAAGGAATATGACCGGGAACCATTCAGGTTTACTATGCTGCTCGTTATCGGTACAATTCCGGCTGTTGTTGCCGGATTGTTTCTATACGATTTTATTGGGGGTGAAATTGCGGAGATCCGCAATGTCGGTTTTGCCCTGCTTATTACTGCAACAGCACTCTGGCTGATTCGGAATCTTAGTGGTCATAAAAAAGAATTTCAGATTACAATTTTCGATACGATCATTATCGGTCTGGCTCAAACACTCGCACTGGCACCTGGCATCAGCCGCTCAGGAGCGACTATTGTTGCAGCCATGGCGAGAAAAATTGAACCTGCAGTAGCGCTGAAATTTTCTTTCTTCCTTTCGATTCCAGTTAGTATCGGAAGTCTGGTATTTGATCTGCAGCGTATTTATGAAGCCATTACAGCACCTGGGATGCTTTGGTATTATTTAATATCCTTTATGGTAGCGCTAATTGTTTCCTACTATGCTATTAAGCTGCTGATCAATATGGTTACTCGCGGAAAACTTCTGTACTTTGCGATTTACTGCTTCACGATAGCTGGTATTCTGATCATCAGTTCATTTATGTAA
- the rpsR gene encoding 30S ribosomal protein S18 encodes MARRGRPKRRKVCFFTVNKITKIDYKDIDLLKRFISERGKILPRRVTGTSAKYQRQLTRAIKRSRQMALLPYVTGE; translated from the coding sequence ATGGCCCGTCGTGGACGTCCAAAACGCCGTAAGGTTTGTTTCTTCACTGTAAACAAAATTACGAAAATCGACTACAAAGATATTGATCTTCTTAAGCGTTTCATCTCCGAGCGTGGGAAAATTCTTCCTCGCCGTGTGACTGGAACTTCTGCCAAGTATCAGCGTCAGCTGACTCGCGCAATCAAGCGCTCCCGTCAAATGGCTCTTCTGCCATACGTGACTGGAGAATAA
- the ssb gene encoding single-stranded DNA-binding protein, with protein sequence MLNRTVLVGRLTKDPELRYTANGIAVATFTLAVNRPFSNQQGNREADFLNIVVWRKQAENVANYLKKGSMAGVDGRLQSRSYENNEGRRVFMTEVVADSVQFLETKGGGGGNREQSGGNYGQPNDGYQNNPGQQSGSRGKSDFSDDPFANDGKPIDINDDDLPF encoded by the coding sequence ATGCTTAACCGTACGGTGCTCGTGGGAAGACTGACAAAAGATCCTGAATTACGCTATACAGCCAACGGAATTGCAGTAGCCACGTTCACGCTCGCTGTAAACAGACCTTTCTCAAATCAGCAGGGAAACCGTGAAGCGGACTTTCTGAACATTGTGGTCTGGAGAAAGCAGGCGGAAAACGTAGCCAACTACCTGAAAAAAGGAAGTATGGCCGGTGTTGACGGCCGACTGCAGAGCCGCAGCTATGAAAATAATGAAGGACGTCGTGTGTTTATGACGGAAGTCGTAGCAGACAGCGTACAGTTCCTCGAAACGAAAGGCGGCGGTGGCGGAAACCGGGAACAGTCCGGCGGAAACTATGGCCAGCCGAACGACGGTTATCAAAATAATCCGGGGCAGCAGAGCGGCAGCCGCGGTAAATCCGACTTCTCAGATGACCCATTCGCAAATGACGGCAAGCCGATCGACATCAACGATGACGATCTGCCGTTCTAA
- the rpsF gene encoding 30S ribosomal protein S6, protein MRNYEIMYIVRPNLEEAQTKEIVERYNKVLTDNGAEVEKVEEVGKKRLAYEIDDYKEGYYVILKVKSNPEAISEFDRLVKINENVMRNIAVRDDE, encoded by the coding sequence ATGCGCAATTACGAAATTATGTACATTGTACGTCCGAACCTTGAAGAAGCTCAGACGAAAGAAATCGTTGAGCGATACAACAAGGTACTGACTGATAACGGCGCAGAAGTGGAAAAGGTTGAGGAAGTTGGCAAGAAGCGTCTTGCTTACGAAATCGATGACTACAAAGAGGGTTACTATGTAATTCTTAAAGTGAAGTCAAACCCTGAAGCCATTTCTGAGTTTGATCGTCTTGTAAAGATCAACGAAAACGTTATGCGTAACATCGCGGTACGCGACGACGAATAG
- a CDS encoding S8 family serine peptidase, translating into MKKSAVWVLMTVLVFSLFLNPAGIGAQASDAASEKDDAAYIEGQLIVSVKSSDVSMKGIEGVNKKILGDVLREQGFAITDSIMGLGDPAEVNAFTNQEFSESVVKNMGLVYLAEYDVSVYASVEEAKRALAEALKENGMEIRHISKNYEMHAIGEPAGVSPQMHPNQQWHYNMINAPQAWGTTTGSSSVIQAVLDTGIDHNHQSLANLVNTSLGQSFVGGSTMDVQGHGTHVAGTIASYGSVSGVMHNATLVPVKVLNDSGSGSLFGITQGILYSADIGADVINMSLGGGGYNQSMAEAAQTAVNAGSIVIAASGNDGAGSISYPAAYSSVIAVGSVTSTGARSNFSNYGSGLELMAPGSNIYSTVPNNGYATFSGTSMASPHAAGVAGLMRAVNPNLSVSNARSIMQNTAQYAGSPTFYGYGIVDANAAVQQASGGSGGPSNITETSITTDRFYVQRGQNVTSTAQVTNETGQGLANATVTFTITRPNGSTLTNTATTNSSGVASWTVGTSGSTATGTYSVEASSSLQGYQGSSASTSFFVY; encoded by the coding sequence GTGAAAAAAAGTGCAGTTTGGGTCCTTATGACGGTGTTGGTTTTCAGTCTGTTTTTAAATCCTGCCGGAATTGGCGCGCAGGCCTCTGATGCAGCTTCAGAAAAAGATGACGCTGCCTACATAGAGGGGCAGCTAATTGTATCGGTAAAGAGCAGTGACGTTTCAATGAAGGGAATCGAAGGGGTAAACAAGAAGATCTTGGGCGATGTCCTGAGAGAACAGGGATTCGCCATAACGGATTCTATTATGGGACTCGGCGATCCTGCTGAAGTGAATGCCTTTACGAACCAGGAATTCAGTGAATCCGTTGTGAAGAATATGGGGCTCGTTTACCTTGCAGAATACGATGTGTCTGTTTATGCATCAGTAGAAGAAGCGAAACGGGCGCTGGCTGAAGCGCTCAAAGAGAACGGAATGGAAATCAGACACATCTCGAAGAACTATGAAATGCACGCGATCGGGGAACCTGCCGGTGTCTCTCCCCAGATGCACCCGAACCAGCAGTGGCATTACAACATGATTAATGCACCGCAGGCGTGGGGGACAACGACAGGCTCCTCAAGTGTCATTCAGGCTGTACTTGATACGGGGATTGACCACAATCATCAGAGTCTCGCAAACTTAGTAAACACAAGTCTCGGCCAGAGCTTTGTGGGAGGAAGTACGATGGATGTTCAAGGGCACGGAACGCACGTGGCCGGTACTATTGCAAGCTACGGTTCTGTGTCCGGTGTGATGCACAATGCAACGCTCGTTCCGGTTAAAGTGCTGAATGACAGTGGATCAGGATCACTTTTCGGCATTACGCAGGGAATCCTGTATTCAGCTGATATCGGGGCCGACGTGATCAACATGTCTCTTGGCGGCGGCGGTTACAACCAGAGTATGGCAGAAGCGGCACAGACAGCGGTAAATGCCGGTTCGATTGTGATTGCCGCAAGCGGAAATGACGGAGCGGGCAGTATTTCGTATCCGGCGGCGTACAGCAGCGTCATTGCGGTTGGGTCTGTAACCTCTACAGGTGCCCGTTCCAACTTCTCAAACTACGGCAGCGGACTTGAACTGATGGCACCTGGTTCAAATATTTACAGCACCGTACCGAATAACGGCTATGCCACATTCTCGGGTACGTCGATGGCATCCCCGCACGCAGCAGGTGTTGCCGGTCTGATGAGAGCGGTGAACCCGAATCTATCGGTATCAAATGCCAGATCGATTATGCAGAACACTGCTCAGTATGCCGGAAGCCCGACTTTCTACGGGTACGGTATCGTTGACGCCAACGCAGCGGTTCAGCAGGCATCAGGGGGAAGCGGCGGTCCTTCCAATATTACTGAAACGAGTATAACCACTGACCGTTTCTATGTGCAGCGAGGTCAGAACGTGACGTCAACTGCTCAGGTTACCAATGAAACCGGACAGGGGCTTGCCAACGCGACGGTGACCTTCACCATCACCCGTCCAAATGGATCAACGCTTACGAATACAGCAACCACTAACAGTTCCGGTGTCGCTTCATGGACGGTCGGAACATCCGGTTCCACCGCAACAGGCACCTATTCAGTAGAAGCGTCCTCTTCTCTTCAGGGGTATCAGGGAAGTTCCGCTTCGACGAGTTTCTTTGTTTACTAG